One window from the genome of Manis pentadactyla isolate mManPen7 chromosome 15, mManPen7.hap1, whole genome shotgun sequence encodes:
- the LOC130681087 gene encoding DPEP2 neighbor protein-like: MLCDRIFYIQRDLSSVPWQGSAAAAATAVSPSPTPGYHHVLYKGRGETQVSWHGETYCLVGAYRCYGDAPIPTPEKMEVEKPVSRRAPKRPSTSSFSDEELGCPPPKIQRLQPSAKRETPQKRAGRAIARRKTRR; encoded by the exons ATGCTGTGTGACCGCATCTTCTATATCCAGCGTGATTTATCCTCTGTGCCCTGGCAGGGCT cagcagcagcagcggcaACAGCAGTTTCCCCTTCACCTACACCTGGGTACCACCATGTCCTCTACAAAGGGCGTGGTGAAACCCAGGTGAGCTGGCACGGGGAGACGTACTGCCTGGTTGGAGCCTACCGCTGCTATGGGGatgcacccattcccaccccaGAAAAG ATGGAAGTGGAGAAGCCGGTCTCCAGGCGGGCACCCAAGAGACCTTCAACAAGCTCGTTCTCAGACGAAGAACTAGGTTGCCCCCCGCCCAAAATTCAGCGGCTGCAACCTAGTGCCAAGAGGGAGACTCCACAGAAGCGTGCTGGCAGAGCCATTGCTAGAAGGAAGACACGACGTTAA